The following are encoded together in the Pseudoalteromonas piscicida genome:
- a CDS encoding alpha/beta fold hydrolase has translation MNHSPIPLNITASAKIESIVVLHGLYMSGFVMRPLSARLGKSGYRILNLSYNTLTPNIDEICAAIDTFVGDRPAALVCHSMGGLVARAYLERGSTASKQVKKVVTLGTPHKGSAIAKHMHDKGLELLLKNSVEFLLSNNQDWPFDAKLYSIAGDLPIGLMPLLQKGSQSDGTVLLEETKLNGMAEHKVFHLSHTSLIYSRAVMDYICELLEKP, from the coding sequence ATGAACCACTCCCCTATTCCACTCAACATTACCGCGAGCGCCAAGATTGAAAGCATTGTGGTGCTGCATGGCTTGTATATGTCTGGCTTTGTGATGCGCCCGCTTAGTGCTCGCTTGGGTAAGTCAGGCTACCGCATTCTCAATTTAAGCTATAACACGTTAACGCCAAATATTGATGAGATCTGCGCCGCTATTGATACGTTTGTTGGCGACCGCCCCGCTGCACTCGTTTGCCACTCCATGGGTGGCTTAGTTGCAAGAGCCTATTTAGAGCGAGGCTCTACAGCGAGCAAGCAAGTAAAAAAAGTGGTGACCCTCGGGACACCACATAAAGGCAGTGCCATTGCCAAGCATATGCATGACAAAGGACTGGAGCTCCTGTTAAAAAACAGTGTGGAGTTTTTATTATCTAACAATCAAGATTGGCCTTTCGATGCTAAGCTTTACAGTATTGCCGGTGACTTACCCATTGGGCTAATGCCACTACTGCAAAAGGGCAGCCAATCGGATGGCACTGTGTTACTAGAAGAAACCAAGCTCAATGGCATGGCCGAGCACAAAGTGTTTCATCTCAGCCATACCAGCTTAATATATTCCCGTGCGGTAATGGACTATATCTGCGAGCTGTTAGAAAAGCCTTAG
- a CDS encoding Dps family protein — MTNINSIGLDKAKSQALVTSLNTLLSSYQIQYMNARGFHWNIKGREFFELHLKFEEIYTLLLEKVDEIAERILTIEGNPLHAFSDYLENSKITEAKGISNGTQALENLLDGYTTLISMQREILAQAGEAEDEGTAALMSDYIKEQEKLVWMLKAYLN, encoded by the coding sequence ATGACAAACATTAATTCTATCGGCTTAGACAAAGCAAAAAGCCAAGCGCTAGTAACATCACTTAATACGCTACTGAGCAGCTACCAAATTCAGTATATGAATGCCCGTGGTTTTCACTGGAACATCAAAGGTCGTGAGTTTTTTGAACTACACCTAAAATTTGAGGAAATTTACACGCTACTACTTGAGAAAGTCGACGAAATCGCAGAGCGTATTTTGACGATTGAAGGCAACCCATTGCATGCATTTTCTGATTACTTGGAAAACAGCAAAATTACAGAAGCAAAAGGCATTAGCAATGGTACACAAGCATTAGAAAATTTGCTTGATGGCTACACGACACTTATTTCTATGCAGCGTGAGATTTTAGCGCAAGCGGGTGAAGCCGAAGATGAGGGGACAGCAGCATTAATGAGCGACTACATCAAAGAGCAGGAAAAACTGGTGTGGATGCTTAAGGCGTATTTAAACTAA
- a CDS encoding S9 family peptidase: protein MEKTQPLAKKQPKSLLHHNHERIDNYYWMRDDERKNADVLAHLKAENDYCEAQMAPHQALQTQLFEEMKGRIVKDDSSVPAKDGNYWYVSEVSGDEEYAKYYRASQEDLSDKKLLLDINQLAAGNEFYDIGDITVSPDEQLLAYSEDTDGRRIYTIKFLDLNTNTLLQDVLYNTEGQVIWANDNKTVFYVKKDEQTLLGFQVYRHVLGTPQSDDILVFEEQDRQFYMGLGKSRDESAIFIYLAATETSDQLILDANDPCGEFSALIPREIGHEYGLEKMGEFFYILSNKNAKNFRLMRATAATVGDVEQWEELVAHRDHVLLEGLELFNSHFVLTEREQGQIRFVVHDYQGQSYHLGFDDACYFATVGNNPEPSSSNIRIHYSSMTTPSSVYDCDLTTGKKTLKKQQQVLGDFKPEYYHSERLHITARDGVKVPVSLVYRKDKFNQDGSNPLLQYGYGSYGITIDPNFSSQILSLLDRGFVYAIAHIRGSEMLGREWYEQGKKAHKQNTFNDFIDVTKALVELGYGHREKVFASGGSAGGLLMGAIANQAPELYLGLGCHVPFLDVLTTMLDESIPLTTNEYDEWGNPNNEADYQNILAYSPYDNIEAKAYPNILVTTGLHDSQVQYWEPMKWVAKLREYKTDDNVLVFKTDLEAGHGGASGRFKSLHERALEMAFFISLLDARS from the coding sequence ATGGAAAAAACTCAACCGCTAGCCAAAAAGCAGCCGAAATCCTTGCTGCACCATAATCATGAGCGTATCGACAACTACTACTGGATGCGTGATGACGAGCGTAAAAATGCTGATGTGTTGGCACACCTCAAAGCAGAGAATGATTACTGTGAAGCGCAAATGGCGCCTCACCAAGCGCTGCAAACCCAGCTGTTTGAAGAAATGAAAGGCCGTATCGTAAAAGACGATAGCTCAGTGCCCGCAAAAGATGGCAACTATTGGTATGTAAGTGAAGTCAGTGGTGATGAGGAATATGCTAAGTATTATCGCGCATCACAAGAAGACTTGTCGGATAAAAAACTTCTTTTAGATATTAATCAGTTAGCCGCTGGTAACGAGTTTTATGACATCGGTGATATTACCGTAAGCCCAGATGAGCAGCTGCTTGCCTATAGTGAAGATACCGACGGGCGTCGAATTTATACCATCAAGTTTCTTGATTTAAATACCAACACATTACTACAAGACGTGCTGTATAACACGGAAGGTCAGGTAATTTGGGCGAACGACAATAAAACCGTCTTTTATGTCAAAAAAGACGAGCAAACGTTGCTCGGCTTCCAAGTGTATCGCCATGTGTTAGGAACACCACAAAGCGATGATATTTTGGTGTTTGAAGAGCAAGATCGCCAATTTTATATGGGGTTGGGTAAAAGCCGTGATGAAAGCGCTATTTTTATTTATTTGGCTGCGACGGAAACGAGTGATCAGTTAATACTCGATGCAAACGATCCTTGCGGTGAGTTTAGCGCCCTTATTCCAAGAGAAATTGGCCATGAATATGGTCTTGAAAAAATGGGAGAGTTCTTTTACATCCTTAGTAATAAGAATGCTAAAAATTTCCGTTTAATGCGTGCAACAGCGGCAACCGTCGGTGATGTTGAGCAATGGGAAGAGTTGGTTGCTCACCGTGACCATGTACTATTAGAAGGCTTGGAGCTGTTCAATAGTCACTTTGTACTGACTGAGCGTGAACAAGGGCAGATCCGCTTTGTTGTTCATGATTATCAAGGGCAGAGCTATCACCTTGGATTTGATGATGCTTGTTATTTTGCCACGGTAGGAAATAACCCTGAGCCGAGTTCAAGTAATATTCGTATTCACTATTCGAGTATGACAACTCCTAGCTCGGTGTACGATTGTGACTTAACCACCGGTAAGAAAACGCTTAAAAAGCAACAACAAGTGTTAGGTGATTTTAAACCGGAATATTATCACTCTGAACGTTTGCATATTACCGCAAGAGATGGCGTTAAAGTCCCAGTATCTTTGGTGTATCGCAAAGATAAGTTTAACCAAGACGGTAGCAATCCATTATTGCAGTATGGCTATGGCTCTTATGGTATTACTATCGACCCTAACTTCTCTAGCCAAATTCTAAGCCTGTTAGATAGAGGATTTGTATACGCGATTGCCCATATTCGTGGTTCTGAGATGCTCGGTCGTGAATGGTATGAGCAAGGAAAAAAAGCCCACAAGCAAAATACCTTCAACGACTTTATTGATGTTACCAAGGCCTTGGTTGAGCTAGGCTACGGGCATAGAGAAAAAGTGTTTGCATCAGGTGGAAGTGCAGGTGGCCTGTTAATGGGCGCAATTGCAAACCAAGCTCCAGAGCTTTATTTAGGGTTAGGCTGCCATGTGCCTTTCTTGGATGTGTTAACTACCATGTTGGATGAGTCAATCCCATTGACCACCAACGAGTATGATGAATGGGGTAATCCGAATAATGAAGCGGACTACCAGAATATTTTAGCGTATTCGCCGTATGACAATATTGAAGCCAAAGCCTATCCAAATATTCTAGTCACCACTGGGTTGCACGATTCGCAAGTTCAGTATTGGGAGCCGATGAAGTGGGTTGCTAAGCTTAGAGAGTATAAAACGGATGATAACGTACTGGTCTTTAAAACCGATTTGGAAGCGGGTCACGGTGGTGCGTCAGGCCGATTTAAAAGCCTCCATGAAAGGGCGTTAGAGATGGCATTCTTTATCAGCCTATTGGATGCTAGATCGTAG
- a CDS encoding efflux RND transporter permease subunit, whose protein sequence is MSDIEKTSQRGIIAYFANNTVAANLLMVFILIMGFISYMTIQRQMFPNFEINYVTVSAVYPGASPQEIEEGILIKIEEALKDVTEIKKGVYRAARGSGSAQLEIYKDEDLTAVEDKIRSRVNSIATFPASMEPVQVQLIEFRQDVVNIALAGNLPLNALKPIAKEIEDELLEISTISLVDRSTPNYEIGIEVDPDALRRYNLTISDVSSAIRRYSTNISAGQIRTESGIIAVRVENQMYRGNEFRNIPVKVGDNGAKVYLQDIAEIKDGLTEGEYYFRLNGENAVFLSVKATKDQNMIPIAQAVHKYIEEKNAKLPAGLRLEPIVDMTYYLNARLEMMKSNMLQGALLVAIMLTIFLRFKLALWVMIGLPVCFLGAFLFMPALGISINIVSLFAFIMVLGIVVDDAIVIGESAYSEIERKGHSVKNVVIGAKRVATPATFGVLTTIAVFAPMMFSSGPESAFFKSISGVIILCLVFSLIESKWILPAHIAHTKIKPLRPNSRRAAFNKKFFAFVNGPYRRFIQRCVDWRWTVLLTFVAMLVFSFSLVTSNLVRFIPFPKVPEDYPKIEITMNDNVSDEQTIAAMQSIELMVRNVDKEIAQEFGQGMIKDVYSWNQSRTKGSVLSTLVDEEQRPFTAFELARRWREAMPEITAVKSIIVYDSVGDQSGGEGEFGYRLLGSDIETLNAAGRQLISMLQQQPGLFDISSSIDPASKEMQIALKPVAYELGLQLADVAIQVGNSFYGGEAQRVIRDGEEIKVMVRYPELDRKALASLKRTIITTPKGKEVMLGDVVEFTEKPGINYIRREDGFRTVYVYGSIDEELIEPDAVVKNIEENILPELLKQFPGVKTKLSGTVEERQAQTSEQILFFAAGMLMVYILLAVPLKSYAQPLIVMSVIPFSLVGALWGHLIFGLDMSTMSMFGLVAAAGVVINDSLVMTDYINQARAEGVKLKEAVIEAGCARFRAITLTSITTFAGVMPIIFETSLQARFVIPMAVSLGFAVLFATLITLVLVPALYIILTDVQGAGSRLKAKIRRKPKSDDNQLEEAEV, encoded by the coding sequence ATGAGTGATATAGAAAAAACATCGCAGCGCGGTATTATCGCCTATTTTGCGAATAATACGGTAGCCGCGAACTTGTTGATGGTCTTCATACTGATAATGGGTTTTATCAGTTATATGACCATCCAAAGGCAAATGTTTCCAAACTTTGAAATCAATTATGTGACGGTGTCAGCCGTTTATCCAGGCGCGTCTCCTCAAGAAATTGAAGAGGGGATCTTGATCAAAATTGAAGAAGCTTTGAAAGACGTTACAGAAATCAAAAAAGGGGTTTACCGCGCCGCTAGAGGCAGCGGGAGTGCGCAACTTGAAATCTATAAAGATGAAGACTTAACGGCAGTAGAAGATAAAATCCGCTCGCGTGTGAATAGTATCGCGACCTTCCCAGCGTCCATGGAGCCTGTCCAAGTTCAGCTTATAGAATTTCGTCAAGACGTAGTGAACATTGCGCTGGCTGGTAATCTACCGCTAAATGCACTCAAGCCAATAGCCAAAGAAATTGAGGATGAATTACTAGAAATTTCAACAATTTCACTGGTTGATCGTTCCACTCCTAATTACGAAATTGGTATTGAAGTTGACCCAGACGCTTTGCGCCGTTACAACCTAACTATTAGTGATGTAAGTAGCGCAATTAGACGTTATTCGACCAACATTTCAGCAGGTCAAATCAGGACCGAATCCGGCATCATCGCGGTGCGTGTTGAAAACCAAATGTACCGTGGTAATGAATTTAGAAATATCCCTGTTAAAGTCGGTGATAACGGTGCAAAGGTTTACCTTCAAGACATCGCAGAAATTAAAGATGGCCTAACCGAAGGGGAATATTACTTCCGTTTGAATGGTGAAAATGCGGTATTTCTGTCGGTTAAAGCGACCAAAGATCAGAACATGATCCCAATCGCTCAAGCGGTACATAAATATATCGAAGAGAAAAACGCTAAATTACCCGCAGGCTTGAGATTGGAACCAATCGTTGATATGACGTATTACCTGAACGCTCGACTCGAGATGATGAAGAGCAATATGTTACAGGGTGCGTTACTCGTTGCGATCATGCTGACTATTTTCCTCCGCTTCAAATTAGCGCTATGGGTAATGATTGGCTTGCCAGTGTGTTTCCTTGGTGCGTTTCTATTTATGCCAGCACTTGGGATCAGCATTAATATTGTATCGCTGTTCGCTTTTATCATGGTGCTTGGTATTGTGGTGGATGACGCCATCGTTATAGGGGAATCCGCCTACTCCGAAATTGAACGCAAAGGCCATAGCGTTAAGAATGTGGTGATCGGCGCTAAGCGTGTTGCAACGCCAGCAACCTTCGGTGTACTAACAACCATTGCTGTGTTTGCACCCATGATGTTCTCATCTGGTCCTGAAAGTGCATTCTTTAAGTCAATCTCGGGCGTTATTATTCTATGTTTGGTATTCAGTTTGATTGAATCCAAATGGATTTTACCAGCGCACATTGCTCATACTAAGATTAAACCACTGCGTCCAAACAGTCGCCGAGCTGCATTTAACAAGAAATTCTTCGCTTTTGTGAACGGACCATACAGACGCTTTATTCAGCGCTGTGTTGACTGGCGCTGGACCGTATTATTAACTTTTGTGGCGATGTTGGTATTTAGCTTTAGCTTGGTGACTTCGAATTTAGTGCGCTTTATTCCATTCCCGAAAGTGCCAGAGGATTATCCAAAGATCGAAATTACCATGAACGACAACGTATCAGACGAGCAGACCATTGCAGCAATGCAGTCTATAGAGTTGATGGTACGCAATGTTGATAAGGAGATTGCCCAAGAGTTCGGTCAAGGCATGATTAAGGATGTATATTCTTGGAACCAAAGCCGTACTAAGGGCTCAGTGTTATCGACGTTAGTTGACGAAGAGCAAAGACCATTTACCGCTTTTGAACTGGCGCGCCGTTGGCGCGAGGCAATGCCAGAGATCACTGCAGTGAAGTCAATCATTGTGTATGACAGTGTTGGCGATCAAAGTGGTGGTGAGGGTGAATTTGGTTATCGCTTGCTAGGCTCTGATATCGAGACCCTCAATGCGGCGGGCAGACAGCTTATTTCTATGTTGCAGCAGCAACCTGGGCTATTTGATATCAGCTCGAGTATTGATCCTGCGAGTAAAGAAATGCAGATCGCGCTTAAGCCAGTGGCTTATGAGCTTGGCTTGCAACTTGCTGATGTTGCGATTCAGGTTGGTAATAGCTTCTACGGTGGCGAAGCACAGCGTGTTATTCGTGATGGCGAAGAGATCAAAGTGATGGTGCGTTATCCCGAACTTGACCGTAAAGCTTTGGCTTCACTTAAGCGTACTATTATCACAACGCCAAAAGGCAAAGAAGTGATGTTAGGCGATGTTGTTGAGTTTACCGAGAAGCCGGGTATCAATTATATTCGTCGTGAAGATGGCTTTAGAACGGTATATGTTTACGGCAGCATTGATGAAGAGCTAATTGAGCCTGATGCCGTGGTTAAGAATATCGAAGAGAACATCTTACCTGAGCTACTTAAGCAGTTCCCTGGCGTAAAAACTAAGCTGAGTGGCACGGTGGAAGAGCGTCAAGCGCAAACCAGTGAACAGATCTTATTCTTTGCCGCTGGTATGTTGATGGTTTATATCCTATTGGCTGTGCCGCTTAAGAGTTACGCGCAACCGCTAATCGTAATGTCGGTGATCCCGTTTAGCTTAGTAGGTGCTTTGTGGGGCCACTTAATATTTGGTTTAGATATGAGTACCATGTCTATGTTTGGTCTAGTTGCAGCAGCTGGGGTTGTGATCAACGACTCCCTGGTAATGACGGACTATATCAACCAAGCACGTGCTGAGGGCGTTAAGCTTAAAGAGGCGGTTATTGAAGCGGGTTGTGCACGCTTTAGGGCAATCACGCTAACCTCTATCACGACGTTTGCCGGTGTAATGCCAATCATCTTTGAAACCAGTCTACAAGCAAGGTTTGTTATTCCGATGGCGGTATCACTTGGGTTTGCAGTGCTATTCGCAACGCTTATCACGCTTGTATTAGTGCCGGCTCTATACATCATCTTAACGGATGTGCAGGGTGCGGGTTCACGCTTAAAAGCGAAGATCAGACGCAAGCCTAAATCTGACGATAACCAACTAGAGGAAGCGGAAGTTTAG
- a CDS encoding efflux RND transporter periplasmic adaptor subunit — protein MQAKTLKWILPFTVLIVGVVGFMFVNAVAKSEPEKQEVDSRPVVEVETLAAQDHQVVIQSYGEVKPLESTQLSIQVSGEVEYWHPNFVEGGVVQKGEVLLRIEQDNYEAALLQAEAELARAQAQLIEEQAQADVAADEARRFPNKKHTDLFLRKPQVMSAKASVKSAKAALQRAKRDLENCEVIAPYNALVVKKDVGLGQFVSMGSSVGTINNIETAEVIIPIAGFDSVFLPERVSGLAATVYQRGVNAFTREAVIDRDLGTVDQQTRMNNLVVRITDPYGLTTRQPAIKYGTYVQVSFAGKTLKQIYRLPQDIVNNQSVWLLNQDNQLEPRKVQVIREEGEFFLIGDGITSRDKVVMTPPEYPQKGMEVKVAGTDSSSKPSSQPEKL, from the coding sequence ATGCAAGCTAAAACTTTAAAATGGATTCTACCCTTTACCGTGCTTATAGTGGGTGTTGTCGGATTTATGTTCGTCAATGCCGTTGCTAAGAGTGAACCTGAGAAGCAAGAAGTCGATTCTCGTCCTGTTGTTGAAGTTGAAACTCTCGCTGCACAAGATCACCAAGTGGTGATCCAAAGTTATGGCGAAGTAAAACCGCTAGAAAGTACGCAACTTTCTATTCAAGTATCGGGCGAAGTTGAATACTGGCACCCTAACTTTGTTGAAGGTGGTGTGGTACAAAAAGGCGAAGTGTTACTGCGCATTGAGCAAGATAATTACGAAGCCGCGTTGCTACAAGCAGAAGCAGAACTTGCCAGAGCACAGGCGCAGCTTATCGAAGAGCAAGCACAAGCCGACGTAGCTGCCGATGAAGCAAGAAGATTTCCAAATAAAAAGCATACCGACCTATTTTTACGTAAACCGCAAGTCATGAGTGCCAAAGCCTCAGTTAAATCTGCCAAAGCGGCGCTACAGCGTGCAAAGCGAGACCTAGAAAACTGCGAGGTTATCGCGCCTTACAACGCGCTAGTGGTGAAAAAAGACGTTGGTCTTGGCCAGTTCGTTTCCATGGGTAGCTCAGTTGGTACTATCAATAATATCGAAACTGCGGAGGTGATTATTCCTATCGCGGGTTTTGATTCTGTGTTTTTACCCGAGCGAGTGTCAGGCCTTGCTGCCACAGTTTATCAGCGCGGTGTCAATGCTTTTACGCGTGAAGCAGTGATTGATAGAGACTTAGGGACTGTTGACCAGCAAACTCGTATGAACAACTTGGTGGTACGTATTACCGACCCTTACGGCCTCACAACGCGCCAGCCAGCGATAAAATACGGTACCTATGTACAGGTTAGCTTCGCAGGTAAAACGTTAAAGCAAATCTACCGCCTACCTCAAGATATTGTGAATAATCAGTCGGTTTGGTTGTTGAATCAAGATAACCAGCTTGAGCCACGAAAAGTGCAAGTGATCCGCGAAGAAGGCGAGTTCTTCTTAATCGGAGATGGCATCACAAGTCGCGATAAAGTGGTCATGACACCACCTGAATATCCACAAAAAGGCATGGAAGTTAAAGTTGCTGGCACGGATTCGTCATCAAAGCCTAGTAGTCAGCCGGAAAAGCTGTAA
- a CDS encoding ABC transporter permease — translation MTLWRTLLRRFRYRLKLNLMLVVLLSGAFAAIIMSIGLSWQAYQPLPYPQSDKLVWLQGNMLDEHHKVIMENAISTPVAWQLAQDEQLFDKASAVFYSHSLLRGSVVEPRVETTYVSDDFFSLFNIGLKKGRWFSQSNTLGNAPSEVVVTECFAQQHFPDKEIIEQSIQLDDRRYMVVGVAACDEYEPQLYQSNRKSEVFLPFALMMGNRITGMDHLAVRSDLFLVGRVKQENAQAKLTLLQAQFQAAFEQAQLQQALSGSATLGFSLLPLVDKLKGQLKTTTQWLAFAGFGLLVITLVNAFSLYLLDFKAKQNQLALAIVLGAKRGNLEFEQWRYIGLVFLLASILAIGIANSGVWLMQFWAKESLAHLVWLKLPWWSCLLAIGFAQLCALVFAKLAMSQVSFKDIRSQLNGSGKGQVKQLPKPISQTLLGLQMGVGIVTMSFAFWLLSYFGGQLNTPSGFNSEDLYFVELQQSNYDRSSDATQARYNQAMTNLSALRQHPSVESAALAGVLPHEFVFLEPLSLRDDGSDSVVAYLQLGGPNYFATSGLRFIAGGGFLEDDLAINSSRRKVVLNQLLAQRLGVTAADIGMTIYDRNQRPVTLVGIVENTFSHASQAQVLAYLPFNFISGNILVRAKAGEKLDLRTVTALYKQQNPSQSILKLVDIKSRMQELNKTAWLSFVAGLVIALMMLIQVIAGMYGLLGYLAILSEPVFNIKRLVGAKARDILIEQCWSRAHLLVVTVVIAVFLSLVVASTFGILSAQLGLYLLAAVVLVGSIVLALELHHVTKQI, via the coding sequence ATGACTTTGTGGCGTACGCTATTGAGACGCTTTAGATATAGGCTTAAGCTAAATCTGATGCTAGTCGTGTTATTGAGCGGCGCGTTTGCCGCTATAATAATGAGTATTGGCTTATCATGGCAGGCTTATCAGCCTTTACCTTATCCGCAAAGTGATAAGCTCGTTTGGTTGCAAGGAAATATGTTAGATGAACACCACAAGGTGATCATGGAAAATGCCATCTCCACGCCTGTTGCTTGGCAACTTGCTCAAGACGAACAATTGTTTGATAAAGCCTCTGCTGTGTTTTATAGCCACAGCTTATTGCGCGGTTCAGTGGTTGAACCAAGGGTTGAGACGACTTACGTCAGTGATGATTTCTTTTCGCTCTTTAATATTGGTTTGAAGAAAGGCCGATGGTTTTCCCAAAGCAACACGCTTGGTAATGCACCAAGTGAAGTGGTTGTGACAGAGTGCTTTGCGCAGCAACACTTTCCCGATAAAGAAATAATTGAACAGAGCATTCAACTTGATGACCGCCGCTATATGGTGGTGGGAGTGGCTGCATGCGATGAGTATGAGCCGCAACTGTATCAATCTAACCGGAAGAGTGAAGTATTCTTGCCATTTGCGCTGATGATGGGTAACCGTATTACGGGTATGGACCACTTGGCGGTAAGAAGCGATTTATTTCTTGTCGGTCGCGTAAAGCAAGAAAATGCGCAGGCAAAATTAACGCTTTTACAGGCACAATTTCAAGCCGCGTTTGAGCAAGCTCAATTACAACAGGCGCTATCTGGCAGTGCTACGCTCGGGTTTTCGTTGTTGCCATTAGTAGATAAACTAAAAGGACAGCTAAAAACAACGACGCAATGGTTAGCATTTGCAGGCTTTGGGTTGCTTGTCATTACCTTAGTGAACGCATTTTCGCTCTACTTGCTGGATTTTAAAGCCAAACAAAACCAGCTTGCGCTTGCGATTGTACTAGGTGCGAAGCGTGGCAATCTAGAGTTCGAGCAGTGGCGTTATATCGGGTTAGTTTTTTTGCTTGCTTCAATACTTGCCATAGGGATAGCGAATAGTGGCGTTTGGTTGATGCAGTTTTGGGCAAAGGAAAGCTTAGCGCACTTGGTTTGGCTGAAGCTGCCTTGGTGGAGCTGCTTATTGGCCATTGGATTTGCTCAACTCTGTGCTCTGGTGTTTGCAAAATTGGCAATGTCACAAGTGTCATTTAAGGATATTCGCAGTCAATTAAATGGCTCTGGGAAAGGCCAGGTTAAACAGTTACCAAAACCGATAAGCCAAACCTTACTTGGACTACAAATGGGAGTTGGTATTGTCACCATGAGCTTTGCATTTTGGTTGTTGAGTTACTTTGGCGGGCAGCTAAACACGCCGAGTGGTTTTAACTCGGAAGACCTTTATTTTGTTGAGTTACAGCAAAGCAACTATGACCGCAGCTCAGATGCTACACAAGCAAGATATAATCAAGCGATGACAAACTTGTCGGCGCTTAGGCAGCACCCAAGCGTCGAGAGTGCTGCTCTGGCTGGCGTATTACCCCACGAGTTTGTATTTCTGGAGCCGCTCAGCTTACGTGATGATGGCAGCGATTCAGTCGTCGCTTACTTGCAGCTCGGCGGACCTAATTACTTTGCAACCTCAGGGCTAAGGTTTATTGCTGGAGGCGGGTTTTTGGAAGATGACCTTGCTATCAATAGTTCAAGAAGAAAGGTGGTGCTCAACCAACTTCTAGCCCAGCGTCTTGGTGTGACTGCTGCAGACATCGGCATGACTATCTATGACAGAAATCAGCGTCCAGTTACACTTGTGGGAATTGTTGAAAATACCTTTAGTCACGCCTCCCAGGCACAAGTCTTGGCCTATTTACCTTTTAATTTTATTAGCGGAAATATACTGGTGCGTGCCAAAGCAGGAGAGAAATTAGACTTGCGTACGGTTACCGCCTTATATAAACAACAAAACCCAAGCCAATCTATCTTAAAACTCGTCGATATCAAATCGCGTATGCAGGAGCTTAACAAAACAGCGTGGTTGAGTTTTGTCGCTGGGCTGGTGATCGCACTGATGATGTTAATACAGGTAATTGCTGGCATGTATGGCCTGCTTGGCTACCTTGCGATATTGAGTGAGCCAGTCTTTAATATCAAGCGTTTAGTTGGCGCTAAAGCACGCGATATTCTTATTGAGCAGTGTTGGAGTCGGGCTCATCTTCTGGTAGTTACAGTTGTTATTGCTGTTTTCTTGTCTTTAGTTGTGGCGAGCACGTTTGGCATCTTGAGTGCGCAGCTTGGGCTCTATCTGTTGGCCGCTGTCGTATTGGTAGGCAGTATTGTTCTAGCGCTTGAGCTTCATCATGTTACAAAGCAGATCTAG